The following is a genomic window from Aliidongia dinghuensis.
CCGGATCTTCCTCGTGACCGCAGATGTGGCGCGGACGGACCCACCCAAGAAGCCTGGCGCCGCGTCGCATTTGAGCTTCAAGCGGGGGACCGTGAAGCTCATGTTCTTCGATCCCGTGAAGCCGCTCGCCCACGGCGATCGAATGGTCGCTCCTGCAGTCAACTAGGAAATTGGGGACAGTCATGCGTAGATGGACTGAGGAGCCAAGAAAACAGGCGCGCATCGAGATCATTCCGATGATCGACGTCATGATGTTCCTGCTGGTTTTCTTTGTTCTCATCAGCATCAACGTGATTCCGGCGCTCGGCATCAAGACCACGCTGCCGCAATCTTCGCAGCCCGAGGACAATCGCGCGGTCAAGAACGTCATCATCACGCTGGCGCCGGGCGGCGAGATGCAGCTCGACGGCGCCGCGGTCACGGCGGACGAACTGACCCAGCGGCTCACGGCGCTGCATGCGGCCGACCCGCACGTCAACGTCATCATCAACGGCGACCGGACGGTCGAGATGCAGCGCCTGGTCGACGCGCTCGACGCGGTGAAGGCCGCGGGCATCGACGCGCTGTCCATGGCGACGAAGAAGCGGGATTGACGTCGTGGAGCTGCTCTACCGGACACGCGGCTGGGTGGCTGCCGCGCCGACGATCCTGGTCGTCGCCGCCGCCCTCGTGCTGACGACGCGGCCGCTGCCGAAGCCGCCAAAAGCGCCCGAGGCGCCGCCGGTCAAGATCCA
Proteins encoded in this region:
- a CDS encoding ExbD/TolR family protein, with protein sequence MRRWTEEPRKQARIEIIPMIDVMMFLLVFFVLISINVIPALGIKTTLPQSSQPEDNRAVKNVIITLAPGGEMQLDGAAVTADELTQRLTALHAADPHVNVIINGDRTVEMQRLVDALDAVKAAGIDALSMATKKRD